Proteins found in one Candidatus Deferrimicrobiaceae bacterium genomic segment:
- the dnaK gene encoding molecular chaperone DnaK: MAKIIGIDLGTTNSVVAVMEGGEPKIIINEEGSRLTPSVVGIGKGGEILVGQVAKRQAVLNPENTVFSIKRFMGRRYDEVAEEMKLVPYRVTKGDSQKATVTAGGKEYTPEQISAMVLGKLKKAAETYLGEAVQKAVITVPAYFNDSQRQATKDAGAIAGLEVLRIINEPTAAALAYGLDKKKNELIAVFDFGGGTFDISILEVGDNVVEVKSTNGDTHLGGDNIDQRIIEWIVAEFRKDQGIDLSKDRTALQRLKEVAEKAKIELSSVMETEISLPFITADATGPKHLQLKLTRSRMEQMTQDILDRTLKPCELAIQDAGISVDKIDEVVLVGGSTRMPKVIQMVKSFFRRDPHQGVNPDEVVAAGAAVQAGVLGGEVKDMLLLDVTPLSLGIETLGGVMTKLIERNTTIPVRKSEIFTTAADGQTSVEVHVLQGERGMAAANRTLGRFHLEGIPAAPRGVPKIEVTFDIDANGILHVNAKDTATAKEQKITITASTGLAKEDIDRMVKEAEAHASEDRKRKAVIEARNHLDSLVYNTEKTLRENREKVPADLAAEVEAAVSEAKESMKSEDENVLKQAAEKLMQRSHRLAEHMYKEASSSPPPPAPEGEAAGKGPEGEVVDAEYEDPAKK; the protein is encoded by the coding sequence ATGGCGAAGATCATCGGGATCGACCTCGGCACCACGAACTCCGTGGTGGCCGTGATGGAAGGCGGGGAGCCCAAGATCATCATCAACGAGGAGGGCAGCCGGCTCACGCCTTCGGTCGTCGGCATCGGCAAGGGGGGCGAGATTCTCGTCGGCCAGGTGGCCAAGCGCCAGGCGGTATTGAACCCCGAGAACACGGTTTTCTCGATCAAGCGGTTCATGGGCCGCCGGTACGATGAGGTCGCCGAGGAGATGAAGCTCGTTCCCTACCGGGTGACGAAGGGGGACAGCCAGAAGGCCACCGTGACGGCCGGCGGGAAGGAGTACACCCCCGAGCAGATCTCCGCCATGGTGCTCGGGAAGCTGAAAAAGGCCGCGGAGACGTACCTGGGCGAGGCGGTCCAGAAGGCGGTCATCACGGTGCCGGCGTACTTCAACGACTCGCAGCGGCAGGCGACGAAGGACGCGGGCGCGATCGCGGGGCTGGAGGTCCTCCGGATCATCAACGAGCCGACGGCCGCGGCACTCGCGTACGGCCTCGATAAGAAGAAGAACGAGCTGATCGCGGTCTTCGATTTTGGAGGGGGCACCTTCGACATCTCGATCCTCGAGGTGGGAGACAACGTCGTCGAGGTGAAGTCGACCAACGGGGACACGCACCTGGGGGGCGACAACATCGACCAGCGGATCATCGAGTGGATCGTGGCGGAATTCAGGAAGGATCAGGGGATCGACCTGTCAAAGGACCGGACGGCGCTTCAGAGGCTGAAGGAGGTGGCCGAGAAGGCCAAGATCGAGCTCTCCTCCGTGATGGAGACCGAAATCAGCCTCCCGTTCATCACCGCGGACGCGACGGGGCCCAAGCATCTCCAGCTCAAGCTCACGCGAAGCAGGATGGAGCAGATGACCCAGGACATCCTCGACCGGACTCTCAAGCCGTGCGAGCTGGCGATCCAGGACGCCGGGATCTCCGTGGACAAGATCGACGAGGTCGTGCTCGTCGGCGGCTCCACCCGGATGCCGAAGGTCATCCAGATGGTGAAGAGCTTCTTCCGCCGCGATCCGCACCAGGGCGTGAACCCCGACGAGGTGGTGGCGGCGGGCGCCGCCGTCCAGGCGGGCGTCCTCGGCGGTGAGGTGAAGGACATGCTGCTCCTCGACGTGACCCCTCTGTCGCTCGGGATCGAGACGCTCGGGGGGGTGATGACGAAACTCATCGAGAGGAACACGACGATCCCGGTCCGGAAGAGCGAGATCTTCACGACGGCGGCCGATGGTCAGACGAGCGTGGAGGTCCACGTCCTGCAGGGGGAGCGGGGGATGGCGGCGGCCAACCGGACCCTGGGGAGGTTCCACCTCGAGGGGATTCCGGCCGCGCCCCGCGGCGTCCCCAAGATCGAGGTGACCTTCGACATCGACGCCAACGGCATCCTCCACGTCAACGCGAAGGACACGGCGACCGCCAAGGAGCAGAAGATCACGATCACGGCGTCGACCGGCCTCGCCAAGGAGGATATCGACCGGATGGTCAAGGAAGCCGAGGCGCACGCTTCCGAGGACCGGAAGCGGAAGGCCGTCATCGAGGCGCGCAACCACCTCGACTCCCTCGTCTACAACACGGAGAAGACGCTCCGGGAGAACCGGGAGAAGGTGCCCGCGGATCTGGCGGCCGAGGTGGAGGCCGCGGTCTCCGAAGCGAAGGAATCGATGAAGTCCGAGGACGAGAACGTCCTGAAACAGGCCGCGGAGAAACTCATGCAGCGTTCACACCGTCTCGCCGAGCACATGTACAAGGAGGCGTCCTCTTCCCCCCCCCCGCCTGCGCCGGAAGGCGAAGCGGCGGGAAAGGGACCGGAAGGGGAGGTGGTCGACGCGGAGTACGAAGACCCCGCGAAGAAATAG
- a CDS encoding J domain-containing protein translates to MDPRKNYYEVLGVSENATGDEIRKAFRRLAKKYHPDVNPGDKAAESRFKEINEANGVLSDRKKREEYDAVRKGVFTGGFREGGPFHWAGGSGFDPGGYPQGEAFDLGDIFGDLLQGGRFAQAGGRGVDLTMDLPVDFLDMARGAVRDLQYQRPKACAGCRGSGRAGRRGCPQCGGAGVTEHAERIKVRIPAGARDGSTIRVGGKGGERTASGKSGDLIIRLRMIPHPYFRREGSDIFLDLPVTYSEAVKGARISVPTIDGPVTVSVPEGSSSGRKLRLKGRGVPTPGGGSRGDQYVVLQVAVPKEQSKEFLSLVDRLAAFEDPNLRGGWN, encoded by the coding sequence ATGGATCCCAGGAAGAACTACTACGAAGTGTTGGGTGTGTCGGAAAACGCCACCGGCGACGAGATCCGGAAGGCGTTCCGACGGCTGGCGAAGAAGTACCATCCCGATGTGAACCCAGGGGACAAAGCGGCGGAAAGCCGTTTCAAGGAGATCAACGAGGCGAACGGGGTCCTTTCCGACAGGAAGAAACGGGAGGAATACGACGCGGTACGGAAAGGGGTCTTCACCGGGGGATTCCGGGAGGGAGGACCGTTCCATTGGGCGGGCGGTTCCGGTTTCGACCCCGGGGGGTATCCCCAGGGGGAGGCGTTCGACCTCGGGGACATATTCGGAGACCTGTTGCAGGGAGGGCGGTTCGCGCAGGCCGGCGGGCGCGGGGTCGACCTCACGATGGACCTTCCGGTCGATTTCCTCGACATGGCCAGGGGGGCCGTGAGGGATCTTCAGTACCAGCGGCCCAAGGCGTGTGCGGGGTGCCGGGGATCCGGCCGGGCGGGACGGCGGGGGTGTCCGCAGTGCGGCGGGGCCGGCGTGACGGAACATGCCGAACGGATCAAGGTCCGGATTCCCGCGGGGGCGCGGGACGGGTCCACCATCCGCGTGGGAGGGAAAGGGGGAGAACGAACCGCTTCGGGAAAAAGCGGGGACCTCATCATCCGTCTCCGCATGATTCCCCACCCGTACTTCCGCAGGGAGGGAAGCGACATCTTCCTCGACTTGCCCGTCACCTATTCCGAGGCGGTGAAAGGGGCGAGGATATCGGTGCCCACGATCGACGGTCCTGTGACGGTTTCGGTTCCGGAGGGCTCGTCGAGCGGCAGGAAACTCAGGCTCAAGGGAAGGGGCGTGCCGACGCCGGGAGGCGGTTCACGGGGCGACCAGTATGTGGTGTTGCAAGTGGCCGTCCCGAAAGAGCAATCGAAGGAGTTTCTCTCCCTGGTCGATCGGCTTGCCGCATTTGAGGATCCGAATTTACGAGGCGGCTGGAACTGA
- a CDS encoding Hsp20/alpha crystallin family protein, with amino-acid sequence MAIVRWLDPFRDLSTIQERMNQIFEDALSRSRGRDEGIRTGMWTPAVDIYENNDSVVVKAELPGVEKDQISVEVKDGILSLRGERKFEREVKEESYHRIERSYGNFQRSFSLPVSVDQEKVTAKFKDGVLEVKLPKKEQAKPKQIKVNVIE; translated from the coding sequence ATGGCGATCGTACGCTGGCTGGACCCGTTTCGCGATTTGTCGACCATCCAGGAAAGGATGAACCAGATTTTCGAGGATGCGCTTTCCCGTTCCCGAGGGAGAGACGAGGGGATCCGGACGGGAATGTGGACACCGGCCGTGGACATCTACGAGAACAACGATTCCGTCGTGGTCAAGGCGGAACTTCCCGGCGTGGAGAAGGACCAGATCTCGGTGGAGGTGAAGGACGGGATCCTGTCGCTTCGCGGGGAGCGCAAGTTCGAGAGGGAGGTCAAGGAGGAGAGCTACCACCGGATCGAGCGGTCGTACGGGAACTTCCAGCGATCCTTCTCGCTTCCGGTGTCCGTCGATCAGGAGAAGGTGACGGCCAAGTTCAAGGACGGCGTTCTCGAGGTGAAACTTCCCAAGAAGGAACAGGCCAAGCCGAAGCAGATCAAGGTGAATGTTATAGAATAA
- a CDS encoding Hsp20/alpha crystallin family protein, whose protein sequence is MALIRWTDPFRDITTLQDRMNQLFGNFLESGHGREEALGTGVWMPAVDIYETKDAICVRAELPGMDKEAIGVEVKDGVLTLRGERKIEKEVKEESYHRIERLYGTFHRSFTLPSSVDGEKVTARMKDGVLQVDLPKKEQAKPKQIKIAV, encoded by the coding sequence ATGGCACTTATTCGTTGGACGGATCCGTTCCGGGACATCACAACCCTTCAGGACCGGATGAATCAGCTTTTCGGAAACTTCCTGGAAAGCGGTCATGGCCGCGAGGAAGCACTGGGAACCGGCGTTTGGATGCCGGCCGTGGACATCTATGAAACCAAGGACGCGATCTGCGTCCGGGCGGAGCTTCCCGGCATGGACAAGGAAGCCATCGGCGTCGAGGTCAAGGATGGCGTCCTCACGCTGCGAGGGGAGCGAAAGATCGAGAAGGAGGTAAAGGAGGAAAGCTACCACCGGATCGAACGGTTGTACGGTACCTTCCATCGCTCCTTCACGTTGCCCTCCTCGGTTGACGGGGAGAAGGTCACCGCCCGGATGAAGGACGGTGTCCTGCAGGTGGACCTGCCGAAGAAGGAGCAGGCGAAGCCGAAGCAGATCAAGATTGCGGTGTAA
- a CDS encoding response regulator — protein MAPLLGALSEAGAMTELFTDCTAGLVSAVRGGTDLLVIDMDVPSSGGLDTLAKIGRVASRVPVLLLSAEDSKAQRMWAVEVGVLGYVTKPVDGHLLARFISKVLKGY, from the coding sequence ATGGCTCCGCTTCTGGGGGCACTCTCCGAGGCGGGGGCCATGACGGAGCTCTTCACGGACTGCACCGCCGGTCTGGTCAGTGCCGTCCGCGGGGGGACGGACCTCCTCGTCATCGACATGGACGTGCCCTCGTCCGGAGGCCTGGACACGCTGGCCAAGATCGGGCGCGTCGCTTCGCGGGTCCCGGTCCTCCTGTTATCCGCGGAGGACAGCAAGGCGCAGCGGATGTGGGCGGTCGAGGTGGGCGTGCTGGGATACGTCACCAAGCCGGTGGACGGCCATCTGCTTGCGAGATTCATATCGAAGGTGTTGAAAGGGTACTGA